One Papaver somniferum cultivar HN1 chromosome 10, ASM357369v1, whole genome shotgun sequence genomic window carries:
- the LOC113316694 gene encoding probable inositol transporter 2: protein MHRGSTEIVETDRPKCKEETVPPDDVVDHPLDRYRIYNIVTGSLIFGYYYGFILSRFYIQDDIQSIKQEIIRTGVLGAVIGSAIGGWINDFLGRKFAILFANALIFVSGVLLSIGDCSSDCWLATVWKTYIGLGVGMASITSPIYILEVSSTHLQEHLHTRNCMLFAVGKFIFFCADTTVTSYIQELEKTSDYMIAVVGVPALLQFVIMLSLPDSPIWLYKRNRKEAAIKEALRKIYSSDEVEKELGALSMSIKNETDCQDEKDSSVRSILLRIRTTWANPLERTKIVVSIGVQVAEQLMSENMIMYVLPCIIRMGGIFVSPNPKWDIWYMKFSLLMWCGLYGIHGSGLPYFTIKLRRRKTLLVKSYRMMVGLFVLSVIFIISPDNTEGVSKLETVTHFGDSACSSYISAPDADTWNCATCLRAGCGFCAGIDDKLMRAPGGACLTIEPNGTSASCLAEHRIWFTQDSVTRHCGISLPGAASIGFLLVCVVPYTFALESHMCSRMYKAEVRGKLVGTVAATNWIFFLAVIVLSYIINKVVGFPFSMLLISLISFSVTRLIKWSYLSVPEMKGSFQSEDSQSKVS, encoded by the exons ATGCACAGAGGTTCAACAGAAATTGTTGAGACAGATCGCCCGAAATGCAAAGAGGAGACTGTACCACCTGATGATGTAGTTGATCATCCTCTCGACCGGTATCGCATATATAATATTGTGACTGGATCACTTATATTTGGTTATTACTATG GATTTATcctctcgagattttatatccaaGATGATATCCAGTCGATTAAACAG GAAATCATACGGACAGGTGTACTAGGGGCAGTGATTGGTTCGGCAATTGGGGGTTGGATAAACGACTTTCTAGGTCGAAAATTTGCAATCTTATTTGCCAATGCATTGATATTCGTCAGTGGAGTTCTACTGTCTATTGGTGACTGTTCCTCTGATTGTTGGTTGGCAACTGTTTGGAAGACATATATAGGTTTGGGGGTCGGAATGGCATCAATAACCTCACCTATATACATATTAGAAGTTTCTTCAACTCATCTTCAAGAACACCTTCATACTCGAAATTGTATGCTTTTTGCTGTTGGAAAATTCATCTTCTTTTGTGCTGATACCACAGTTACTTCTTACATTCAG GAGCTAGAGAAGACTTCGGATTATATGATCGCAGTAGTAGGGGTTCCAGCTCTACTTCAATTTGTGATAATGTTGTCGCTCCCTGATTCACCTATTTGGCTATATAAAAGA AACCGGAAAGAGGCCGCAATTAAAGAAGCTTTGAGGAAAATTTACAGTTCTGATGAAGTTGAGAAAGAGCTTGGTGCATTAAGTATGTCAATTAAGAATGAAACAGATTGTCAAGATGAAAAAGACTCTTCTGTTAGGAGTatcttgcttaggataaggacaACATGGGCTAATCCTTTAGAACGCACAAAGATTGTTGTTAGCATTGGTGTGCAAGTCGCGGAACAGTTAATGAGTGAAAACATGATAATGTATGTTCTTCCCTGTATCATAAGGATGGGTGGCATCTTTGTATCACCGAACCCTAAATGGGACATCTGGTACATGAAGTTTTCTTTATTAATGTGGTGTGGTCTATATGGTATTCATGGTTCAGGTCTTCCTTACTTTACTATAAAACTTCGGAGGAGGAAAACTTTGCTTGTCAAATCATACCGTATGATGGTGGGTCTTTTTGTGTTAAGCGTCATCTTTATAATATCACCAGATAATACTGAAGGAGTGAGTAAATTGGAGACTGTCACCCATTTTGGTGATAGTGCATGTTCGAGTTATATTTCAGCTCCAGATGCAGATACATGGAACTGTGCGACATGCCTTCGAGCAGGATGTGGGTTTTGCGCTGGCATTGATGACAAACTCATG CGTGCACCTGGCGGTGCCTGCTTGACGATAGAACCTAATGGGACATCAGCATCCTGTTTGGCTGAACATCGGATTTGGTTCACACAAGATTCCGTCACAAGGCATTGCGGAATAAGTCTTCCTGGAGCAGCATCTATTGGATTTTTACTAGTCTGTGTTGTTCCCTATACATTTGCGTTGGAATCACATATGTGTTCAAGGATGTACAAGGCAGAAGTTAGAGGCAAACTTGTCGGGACGGTTGCAGCGACTAACTGGATCTTCTTCCTTGCGGTCATTGTATTATCTTATATAATAAATAAAGTTGTAGGGTTTCCCTTCTCAATGCTACTCATCAGTTTGATTTCTTTCTCTGTTACTCGGTTGATCAAATGGTCTTATTTGTCGGTACCTGAGATGAAAGGTTCCTTCCAGTCGGAAGATAGTCAGTCAAAAGTCAGTTGA